A region of the Papaver somniferum cultivar HN1 unplaced genomic scaffold, ASM357369v1 unplaced-scaffold_2909, whole genome shotgun sequence genome:
TCAATCATTTGGATACCTTCAATTTGAAGTAGCTCTAAGCATCCCTGTAGattttttccttctaattttcgTACCAACATATCAGTAGTTGCTAAGGACTTAAAATTGTGATTGGCCTTTAAATCAACACCTCATAATCaggtttttttcttcatctcaccATGTTTTAACTGATGTTATTTCTCTGTTAATTACAGACCTCCCAAAGGCACTTTTGAAGAATCAAGCTCTCTTCCACACAGCCAAAAAGCGGTTCCCACTGAAGTGGTGAATGAAACAACGCAAAAACCACCTGTCCAAGaaagtgaagatgaagatgaaagccGAAAGAAAAGGAAACGAGAAGAGAAGAGACAAGAAAAGCACGAGAGGAGACATGAAAGACACGAGAAAAGACatgataaacatgagaaaagacaCGATAAACATGAGAAGCGAAGGTCACGTGATTCCGATGACAAAAAGAGTTACAGAGGAGACAAGGAAAAGAGGAGGAGGCATGATTCTGACTGATAAGAAATTGTACCAATCTCCTCCACCCAGTTCACCACTGTATTGTTGTTCATGTCATTGTCGTCTTCTTTAAGAATCTTTCAATTGTTACCCTGAACTAAATTTTCGAATCTGTTCCTGTACTCCTCAGTTTAGGTCTTGTTTAACATCCAAATTGGGGAATCTGACGCCATGTTCTGGTTCACAACTTGCTCTGTAAGAAAAAGAACAACTTGTTGGAACAACGCAGTATCTAATG
Encoded here:
- the LOC113341501 gene encoding protein PXR1-like, whose translation is MEAAKAEIQRIKEEEEQAMREALGLAPKRSNRPQGNRLDKHEFSELVKRGSTAEDLGAGHAEAAQVQGLGFARPPKGTFEESSSLPHSQKAVPTEVVNETTQKPPVQESEDEDESRKKRKREEKRQEKHERRHERHEKRHDKHEKRHDKHEKRRSRDSDDKKSYRGDKEKRRRHDSD